Proteins from one Chiloscyllium punctatum isolate Juve2018m chromosome 4, sChiPun1.3, whole genome shotgun sequence genomic window:
- the LOC140476072 gene encoding ovarian cancer G-protein coupled receptor 1-like, whose translation MTNCTVEHSIHQILFPAVYIGVFIIGLPINLLSLYHSYLQIKKKNELGIYLCNLTISDLLYLLSLPLWIQYMLQHDDWQYSRELCIFSGLLLYQNIYISIGFLCFIAINRYLVVAYPLKFKFIHSRKAALLISILSWLKEIAICTIYMGSKVLSKDEGNDTLCFEHYPLRLKDKYLNIYKLSIGFGLPLILLIYSYYKLLRVVHKVRGVQEEQKLRIKKLVSGTIIIFLVCFAPYHIFLMVRTIFEYDCSFADSVFEVYHIGLLLMSFNCVADPILYCFVSPSSQGWLARFLDPVIKLLPCRTNEVIVTPAAPIKSTVMNKTELTQ comes from the coding sequence ATGACCAACTGTACTGTTGAGCACAGTATCCACCAGATCCTGTTTCCTGCCGTCTACATTGGGGTCTTCATTATTGGCCTCCCGATtaacctcctgtccctgtatcacagCTACCTACAGATCAAGAAGAAGAATGAGCTGGGaatctatctctgtaatctgacCATCTCAGACCTTTTGTACCTCCTTTCCTTACCTTTGTGGATCCAGTACATGCTGCAGCACGATGACTGGCAATATTCTCGGGAACTTTGCATCTTCAGCGGTCTGCTCCTCTACCAGAATATTTACATCAGTATTGGCTTCCTCTGCTTCATTGCCATTAATCGCTACCTTGTTGTGGCTTACCCTCTGAAATTTAAATTCATACACAGCAGGAAGGCAGCTTTGCTCATCAGTATTCTCAGCTGGCTGAAGGAGATAGCCATCTGCACCATTTACATGGGCTCCAAGGTTCTCAGTAAAGACGAGGGGAATGATACCCTGTGTTTTGAACATTATCCTCTGCGCCTAAAGgacaaatatttaaatatttacaAACTCTCCATTGGCTTTGGTCTCCCTTTGATTTTATTAATCTACTCTTACTATAAACTGTTGAGGGTTGTCCACAAAGTGCGTGGTGTTCAAGAAGAGCAAAAATTACGAATAAAAAAATTGGTATCTGGGACAATCATCATTTTCCTGGTTTGCTTTGCCCCTTATCACATTTTCCTGATGGTTCGAACCATATTTGAGTATGACTGTTCCTTTGCTGACAGCGTTTTTGAGGTTTACCATATCGGCCTCCTGCTGATGAGCTTTAATTGTGTGGCAGATCCCATCTTGTACTGTTTCGTATCTCCAAGTTCACagggctggttagcaaggttcctCGATCCTGTTATCAAGCTACTTCCTTGCAGAACGAATGAAGTAATTGTGACTCCAGCAGCTCCGATCAAATCAACAGTTATGAATAAAACTGAATTAACACAGTAA